A stretch of Carya illinoinensis cultivar Pawnee chromosome 14, C.illinoinensisPawnee_v1, whole genome shotgun sequence DNA encodes these proteins:
- the LOC122293771 gene encoding uncharacterized protein LOC122293771 translates to MVTLYEYGRINGSHKKIPLRLEARNLDLVALVCYRIWQRRNDLIFKNNFQGLKALIKFAISEIEVLSIRQGEKLVRQGPVIPQATVSYWQPPPPTWLKVNFDASFNKSELVMGMDIIARDSNGDPHVMLATQKESVSSVFLAKAFALLRAFTLCAEMGIMRAEFKGDAKMVVEAIKDPNSNYAWHGQLIEDLKHVLETHPSWKLSYANRVNNKVAHELAKLALSIVNETIWREEGPDVVAPLISCDRLCSNEL, encoded by the exons ATGGTAACTCTATACGAATATGGAAGGATAAATGGCTCCCACAAGAAAATACCTCTGAG ACTTGAAGCTAGAAACCTTGATTTGGTAGCTCTAGTCTGCTATAGAATTTGGCAAAGAAGAAATGATCTTATtttcaagaataatttccaaggTCTGAAAGCTCTTATCAAATTTGCCATTTCTGAAATTGAGGTCCTATCTATAAGACAGGGAGAAAAACTAGTAAGGCAAGGACCCGTGATACCTCAAGCTACTGTGTCTTATTGGCAACCTCCTCCACCTACTTGGCTTAAGGTAAATTTTGATGCTAGTTTTAACAAGTCTGAGTTGGTGATGGGAATGGATATTATAGCCCGAGATTCAAATGGTGATCCACATGTTATGTTAGCTACACAAAAAGAATCAGTCTCCTCTGTTTTCTTGGCTAAAGCCTTTGCTTTGTTAAGGGCCTTCACCCTATGCGCTGAAATGGGAATAATGAGGGCTGAATTCAAAGGGGATGCAAAGATGGTTGTAGAAGCAATCAAGGACCCTAATTCAAATTATGCATGGCATGGACAACTCATTGAAGATCTCAAGCATGTACTAGAGACACATCCAAGTTGGAAACTGTCCTATGCCAACAGAGTGAACAACAAAGTAGCGCATGAACTAGCAAAGTTAGCTCTATCTATTGTAAATGAAACCATCTGGAGAGAGGAAGGGCCGGATGTGGTCGCTCCCCTCATATCTTGTGATAGACTTTGTTCCAATGAATTATGA